Proteins found in one Gopherus flavomarginatus isolate rGopFla2 chromosome 18, rGopFla2.mat.asm, whole genome shotgun sequence genomic segment:
- the NR1H2 gene encoding oxysterols receptor LXR-beta isoform X3: MATPGSDLPLAEEPERRRKKGPAPKMLGTELCSVCGDKASGFHYNVLSCEGCKGFFRRSVMKGAQYVCRGAGHCHMDMYMRRKCQLCRLRKCHQAGMREQCVLSEEQLRKKKGRRQQQKGAGGEAPLPRVPPLPPTPLAEPARLSPQQELMIQQLVAAQQQCNKRSFSDQPKVTPWPLGTDPNSREARQQRFAHFTELAIISVQEIVDFAKQVPGFLQLTREDQIALLKACTIEIMLLETARRYNHETESITFLKDFTYSKDDFHRAGLQVEFINPIFEFSRAMRRLQLDDAEFALLIAIDMFSADRPNVQQHGQVEALQLPYVEALHAYTLIKRPQDRLMFPRMLMKLVALRTLSSVHSEQVFALRLQDKKLPPLLSEIWDVHE; encoded by the exons ATGGCCACGCCAGGCTCTGACCTGCCGCTGG cGGAGGAGCCGGAGCGGCGGCGGAAGAAGGGGCCGGCGCCGAAGATGCTGGGCACGGAGCTGTGCAGCGTCTGCGGGGACAAGGCCTCGGGCTTCCACTACAACGTGCTGAGCTGCGAGGGCTGCAAGGGCTTCTTTCGGCGCAGCGTGATGAAGGGGGCGCAGTACGTGTGCCGGGGCGCCGGGCACTGCCACATGGACATGTACATGCGCCGAAAGTGCCAGCTCTGCCGTCTGCGCAAGTGCCACCAGGCCGGCATGCGCGAGCAGT GTGTGCTTTCGGAGGAGCAGCTGCGGAAGAAGAaggggcggcggcagcagcagaagggggcagggggggaggcgCCGCTGCCCCGggtgccccccctgccccccacgcccCTCGCCGAGCCGGCTCGGCTCagcccccagcaggagctcatgATCCAGCAGCTGGTGGCAGCCCAGCAGCAGTGTAACAAGCGCTCCTTCAGTGACCAGCCCAAAGTCACG CCGTGGCCCCTGGGCACCGACCCCAACAGCCGGGAGGCCCGACAGCAGCGCTTCGCCCACTTCACCGAGCTGGCCATCATCTCGGTGCAGGAGATCGTCGACTTCGCCAAGCAGGTGCCCGGCTTCTTGCAGCTCACGAGGGAGGACCAGATCGCGCTGCTCAAGGCCTGCACCATTGAG atCATGCTGTTGGAGACGGCTCGGCGCTACAACCATGAGACGGAGAGCATCACCTTCCTGAAAGACTTCACCTACAGCAAGGATGACTTCCACCGTGCAG GGCTGCAGGTGGAATTCATCAACCCCATCTTCGAGTTCTCACGGGCCATGCGGCGGCTGCAGCTGGACGACGCCGAGTTCGCCTTGCTCATCGCCATCGACATGTTCTCGGCCGACCGGCCCAACGTGCAGCAGCACGGCCAGGTGGAGGCGCTGCAGCTGCCCTACGTCGAGGCCCTGCACGCCTACACCCTCATCAAGCGCCCGCAG GACCGGCTGATGTTCCCGCGGATGCTAATGAAGCTGGTCGCCCTGCGCACGCTCAGCAGCGTCCACTCCGAGCAGGTGTTcgccctccgcctccaggacaagAAGCTGCCCCCACTGCTCTCCGAAATCTGGGATGTGCACGAGTAA
- the NR1H2 gene encoding oxysterols receptor LXR-beta isoform X1: MATPGSDLPLEDGEPLPPNSPGAPWTQVKEEGPLSRPEAALTPETEVLGTDGEGSTHSAAEEPERRRKKGPAPKMLGTELCSVCGDKASGFHYNVLSCEGCKGFFRRSVMKGAQYVCRGAGHCHMDMYMRRKCQLCRLRKCHQAGMREQCVLSEEQLRKKKGRRQQQKGAGGEAPLPRVPPLPPTPLAEPARLSPQQELMIQQLVAAQQQCNKRSFSDQPKVTPWPLGTDPNSREARQQRFAHFTELAIISVQEIVDFAKQVPGFLQLTREDQIALLKACTIEIMLLETARRYNHETESITFLKDFTYSKDDFHRAGLQVEFINPIFEFSRAMRRLQLDDAEFALLIAIDMFSADRPNVQQHGQVEALQLPYVEALHAYTLIKRPQDRLMFPRMLMKLVALRTLSSVHSEQVFALRLQDKKLPPLLSEIWDVHE, encoded by the exons ATGGCCACGCCAGGCTCTGACCTGCCGCTGG aggatggggagcctctgccccccaactcccctggAGCCCCCTGGacccaggtgaaggaggaggggCCCCTGTCGAGGCCAGAGGCAGCGCTAACCCCAGAGACCGAGGTGCTGGGCACTGATGGGGAGGGGTCGACGCACAGTGCTg cGGAGGAGCCGGAGCGGCGGCGGAAGAAGGGGCCGGCGCCGAAGATGCTGGGCACGGAGCTGTGCAGCGTCTGCGGGGACAAGGCCTCGGGCTTCCACTACAACGTGCTGAGCTGCGAGGGCTGCAAGGGCTTCTTTCGGCGCAGCGTGATGAAGGGGGCGCAGTACGTGTGCCGGGGCGCCGGGCACTGCCACATGGACATGTACATGCGCCGAAAGTGCCAGCTCTGCCGTCTGCGCAAGTGCCACCAGGCCGGCATGCGCGAGCAGT GTGTGCTTTCGGAGGAGCAGCTGCGGAAGAAGAaggggcggcggcagcagcagaagggggcagggggggaggcgCCGCTGCCCCGggtgccccccctgccccccacgcccCTCGCCGAGCCGGCTCGGCTCagcccccagcaggagctcatgATCCAGCAGCTGGTGGCAGCCCAGCAGCAGTGTAACAAGCGCTCCTTCAGTGACCAGCCCAAAGTCACG CCGTGGCCCCTGGGCACCGACCCCAACAGCCGGGAGGCCCGACAGCAGCGCTTCGCCCACTTCACCGAGCTGGCCATCATCTCGGTGCAGGAGATCGTCGACTTCGCCAAGCAGGTGCCCGGCTTCTTGCAGCTCACGAGGGAGGACCAGATCGCGCTGCTCAAGGCCTGCACCATTGAG atCATGCTGTTGGAGACGGCTCGGCGCTACAACCATGAGACGGAGAGCATCACCTTCCTGAAAGACTTCACCTACAGCAAGGATGACTTCCACCGTGCAG GGCTGCAGGTGGAATTCATCAACCCCATCTTCGAGTTCTCACGGGCCATGCGGCGGCTGCAGCTGGACGACGCCGAGTTCGCCTTGCTCATCGCCATCGACATGTTCTCGGCCGACCGGCCCAACGTGCAGCAGCACGGCCAGGTGGAGGCGCTGCAGCTGCCCTACGTCGAGGCCCTGCACGCCTACACCCTCATCAAGCGCCCGCAG GACCGGCTGATGTTCCCGCGGATGCTAATGAAGCTGGTCGCCCTGCGCACGCTCAGCAGCGTCCACTCCGAGCAGGTGTTcgccctccgcctccaggacaagAAGCTGCCCCCACTGCTCTCCGAAATCTGGGATGTGCACGAGTAA
- the NR1H2 gene encoding oxysterols receptor LXR-beta isoform X2, which produces MATPGSDLPLEDGEPLPPNSPGAPWTQVKEEGPLSRPEAALTPETEVLGTDGEGSTHSAAEEPERRRKKGPAPKMLGTELCSVCGDKASGFHYNVLSCEGCKGFFRRSVMKGAQYVCRGAGHCHMDMYMRRKCQLCRLRKCHQAGMREQCVLSEEQLRKKKGRRQQQKGAGGEAPLPRVPPLPPTPLAEPARLSPQQELMIQQLVAAQQQCNKRSFSDQPKVTPWPLGTDPNSREARQQRFAHFTELAIISVQEIVDFAKQVPGFLQLTREDQIALLKACTIEIMLLETARRYNHETESITFLKDFTYSKDDFHRAGLQVEFINPIFEFSRAMRRLQLDDAEFALLIAIDMFSADRPNVQQHGQVEALQLPYVEALHAYTLIKRPQDRLMFLRILGRWGELWGGGKGGGGSCGAGALRTPHTH; this is translated from the exons ATGGCCACGCCAGGCTCTGACCTGCCGCTGG aggatggggagcctctgccccccaactcccctggAGCCCCCTGGacccaggtgaaggaggaggggCCCCTGTCGAGGCCAGAGGCAGCGCTAACCCCAGAGACCGAGGTGCTGGGCACTGATGGGGAGGGGTCGACGCACAGTGCTg cGGAGGAGCCGGAGCGGCGGCGGAAGAAGGGGCCGGCGCCGAAGATGCTGGGCACGGAGCTGTGCAGCGTCTGCGGGGACAAGGCCTCGGGCTTCCACTACAACGTGCTGAGCTGCGAGGGCTGCAAGGGCTTCTTTCGGCGCAGCGTGATGAAGGGGGCGCAGTACGTGTGCCGGGGCGCCGGGCACTGCCACATGGACATGTACATGCGCCGAAAGTGCCAGCTCTGCCGTCTGCGCAAGTGCCACCAGGCCGGCATGCGCGAGCAGT GTGTGCTTTCGGAGGAGCAGCTGCGGAAGAAGAaggggcggcggcagcagcagaagggggcagggggggaggcgCCGCTGCCCCGggtgccccccctgccccccacgcccCTCGCCGAGCCGGCTCGGCTCagcccccagcaggagctcatgATCCAGCAGCTGGTGGCAGCCCAGCAGCAGTGTAACAAGCGCTCCTTCAGTGACCAGCCCAAAGTCACG CCGTGGCCCCTGGGCACCGACCCCAACAGCCGGGAGGCCCGACAGCAGCGCTTCGCCCACTTCACCGAGCTGGCCATCATCTCGGTGCAGGAGATCGTCGACTTCGCCAAGCAGGTGCCCGGCTTCTTGCAGCTCACGAGGGAGGACCAGATCGCGCTGCTCAAGGCCTGCACCATTGAG atCATGCTGTTGGAGACGGCTCGGCGCTACAACCATGAGACGGAGAGCATCACCTTCCTGAAAGACTTCACCTACAGCAAGGATGACTTCCACCGTGCAG GGCTGCAGGTGGAATTCATCAACCCCATCTTCGAGTTCTCACGGGCCATGCGGCGGCTGCAGCTGGACGACGCCGAGTTCGCCTTGCTCATCGCCATCGACATGTTCTCGGCCGACCGGCCCAACGTGCAGCAGCACGGCCAGGTGGAGGCGCTGCAGCTGCCCTACGTCGAGGCCCTGCACGCCTACACCCTCATCAAGCGCCCGCAG gaccggCTGATGTTCCTGCGGATcctggggcggtggggggagctgtggggtggcgggaagggaggtggggggagctgtggggcaggggctttgcggaccccccacacacactga